Proteins from a genomic interval of Ralstonia wenshanensis:
- a CDS encoding HAD family hydrolase, whose amino-acid sequence MSRLFEQNRIAIVWDFDKTLIPRYMQVPLFDRFNIAEQAFWDEVAAGSREIESRGQKVNHETFYLNVLLRHVRDGRMGGLDNATLRELGAELEFFPGVTDFFERSKAWVRDNAAYQAFDIKLEHYIVSTGLTEMIKGSPIAPYIDGVWGCEFLEAPDRSADGRRVISEVIYAIDNTTKTRALFEINKGVNKHPEAVSVNSSIAEDERRVPFANMIYVADGPSDIPAFSVARKGGGRTYAVYNPESPRSFEQADNLRADDRVDMLGPADYRAGSPTEMWLKLHIGKIADGIVHGKQEIMRETTRGIPQHFVEPKRSVS is encoded by the coding sequence ATGAGCCGCCTGTTCGAGCAAAACCGCATCGCTATAGTCTGGGATTTCGACAAGACACTGATCCCGCGCTACATGCAAGTGCCGCTGTTCGATCGCTTCAACATCGCCGAGCAGGCTTTCTGGGACGAAGTGGCCGCGGGCTCGCGCGAAATCGAATCACGCGGCCAGAAGGTCAACCACGAAACGTTCTACCTCAATGTGCTGTTGCGCCATGTGCGCGACGGCCGCATGGGCGGTCTCGACAACGCCACGCTGCGCGAACTGGGCGCCGAACTCGAATTCTTTCCCGGTGTGACCGATTTCTTCGAGCGCAGCAAAGCGTGGGTGCGCGACAACGCTGCCTACCAGGCGTTCGACATCAAGCTCGAACACTACATCGTCAGCACGGGCCTGACGGAGATGATCAAGGGCTCGCCTATCGCTCCATACATCGATGGCGTGTGGGGCTGCGAATTCCTGGAAGCGCCTGACAGAAGCGCGGACGGCCGGCGGGTCATCTCGGAAGTCATCTACGCCATCGACAACACCACCAAGACGCGCGCGCTGTTCGAGATCAACAAGGGTGTCAACAAGCACCCGGAAGCCGTGAGTGTGAATTCGTCGATTGCCGAGGACGAGCGCCGCGTGCCGTTCGCCAACATGATCTACGTGGCTGATGGGCCAAGTGATATTCCGGCGTTTTCTGTCGCGCGCAAGGGTGGTGGCCGCACCTATGCGGTCTACAACCCCGAGAGCCCTCGCTCGTTCGAGCAGGCCGACAACTTGCGTGCCGATGATCGCGTCGACATGCTGGGCCCGGCCGACTATCGGGCCGGCTCGCCGACGGAGATGTGGCTGAAGTTGCATATCGGCAAGATCGCCGATGGCATCGTTCACGGCAAACAAGAAATCATGCGCGAAACCACGCGCGGCATTCCGCAGCACTTTGTCGAACCGAAGCGTAGCGTCTCGTAA
- the pnp gene encoding polyribonucleotide nucleotidyltransferase — MFNKIVKEFQWGGHKVRMETGEIARQASGAVLLDMDDTVVLATVVGAKNPKPGQDFFPLTVDYLEKTYAAGKIPGGFFKREGRPSENETLTSRLIDRPLRPLFPEGFYNEVQVVIHVLSINPEVPADIPALVAASAALAVSGLPFNGPVGAARVGYKDGQYLLNPNRAQLAHSDLDLVVAGTERAVLMVESEAQQLSEEVMLGAVVYGHEQMQIAINAIHELVRDGGKPEWDWQAAPKNETLTAKVSELALADLQAAYQLRQKSARSQKLKEVYKSVAAKLAEAGVEADGVEIDNILFELEAKIVRGQILNGEPRIDGRDTRTVRPIEIRSSVLPRAHGSALFTRGETQALVVATLGTKSDEQIIDALQGEYRDRFMLHYNMPPFATGETGRVGSPKRREVGHGRLAKRALIPVLPKDDEFAYTIRLVSEITESNGSSSMASVCGGSLSLMDAGVPIKAHVAGVAMGLILEGNKFAVLTDILGDEDHLGDMDFKVAGTDAGITALQMDIKVQGITKEIMQVALAQAKEGRLHILGKMQAAMGGARTELSEHAPRMITVKINPEKIRDVIGKGGSTIQALTKETGCTIDIQEDGTITIASTSSEGMAEAKRRIEGITAEAEVGKIYNGTVLKLLDFGAIVNILPGKDGLLHISEIANERVNQVSDYVKEGQAVRVKLLSTDEKGRMRLSIKAAKAEEGDVPAAAPQAPGAGDAASQQQQQQQQ; from the coding sequence ATGTTCAACAAGATCGTCAAAGAATTCCAATGGGGCGGCCATAAGGTCCGCATGGAAACGGGTGAGATCGCCCGCCAGGCGAGCGGCGCTGTGTTGCTCGACATGGACGACACCGTCGTGCTCGCTACCGTTGTGGGTGCCAAGAACCCGAAGCCGGGTCAAGACTTCTTCCCGCTGACCGTCGATTACCTTGAGAAGACCTACGCTGCCGGCAAGATTCCGGGTGGCTTCTTCAAGCGTGAAGGCCGTCCGTCGGAAAACGAAACGCTGACCTCGCGCCTGATCGATCGCCCGCTGCGTCCGCTGTTCCCGGAAGGCTTCTACAACGAAGTTCAGGTCGTCATCCACGTGCTGTCGATCAACCCGGAAGTGCCGGCCGATATCCCTGCGCTGGTCGCTGCTTCGGCTGCGCTGGCTGTGTCGGGTCTGCCGTTCAACGGCCCGGTGGGCGCTGCCCGCGTGGGTTACAAGGATGGCCAGTACCTGCTGAACCCGAATCGTGCCCAACTCGCGCATTCGGATCTGGACCTGGTTGTGGCCGGTACCGAGCGTGCCGTGCTGATGGTCGAATCCGAAGCGCAGCAACTGTCGGAAGAAGTCATGCTGGGCGCCGTCGTGTACGGCCACGAGCAAATGCAGATCGCCATCAACGCGATCCACGAGCTGGTGCGCGACGGCGGCAAGCCTGAGTGGGATTGGCAAGCGGCTCCGAAGAACGAAACGCTGACCGCCAAGGTTTCCGAGCTGGCCCTGGCCGATCTGCAAGCCGCTTACCAACTGCGCCAGAAGTCGGCCCGCAGCCAGAAGCTGAAGGAAGTCTACAAGTCGGTTGCCGCCAAGCTGGCCGAAGCCGGCGTGGAAGCCGACGGCGTGGAAATCGACAATATCCTGTTTGAGTTGGAAGCGAAGATCGTGCGCGGCCAGATCCTGAACGGCGAACCGCGTATCGACGGCCGCGACACCCGTACGGTTCGCCCGATCGAGATCCGTTCGTCGGTGCTGCCGCGTGCGCACGGCTCGGCCCTGTTTACGCGCGGTGAAACGCAAGCGCTGGTGGTGGCCACCCTGGGCACCAAGAGCGACGAGCAGATCATCGACGCGCTGCAAGGCGAGTATCGTGACCGCTTCATGCTTCACTACAACATGCCGCCGTTTGCCACGGGTGAAACCGGCCGCGTGGGCAGCCCGAAGCGCCGCGAAGTGGGCCACGGCCGTCTGGCCAAGCGTGCGCTGATTCCGGTGCTGCCGAAGGACGATGAATTCGCTTACACGATTCGTCTGGTGTCGGAAATCACCGAGTCGAACGGTTCGTCGTCGATGGCTTCGGTGTGCGGCGGCTCGTTGTCGCTGATGGACGCTGGCGTGCCCATCAAGGCGCACGTGGCCGGCGTGGCCATGGGCCTGATCCTGGAAGGCAACAAGTTCGCCGTGCTGACCGACATCCTGGGTGACGAAGATCACCTGGGTGACATGGACTTCAAGGTTGCTGGTACCGACGCTGGTATCACCGCGCTGCAGATGGACATCAAGGTGCAGGGCATCACCAAGGAAATCATGCAGGTGGCACTGGCGCAAGCCAAGGAAGGCCGTCTGCACATCCTGGGCAAGATGCAGGCTGCCATGGGCGGCGCACGCACCGAGCTGTCGGAGCACGCTCCGCGCATGATCACCGTCAAGATCAATCCGGAGAAGATCCGCGACGTGATCGGCAAGGGCGGTTCGACCATCCAGGCGCTGACCAAGGAAACCGGCTGCACGATCGACATCCAGGAAGACGGCACGATCACCATCGCGTCGACGTCGTCTGAAGGCATGGCTGAAGCCAAGCGCCGCATCGAAGGCATCACGGCAGAAGCCGAAGTGGGCAAGATCTACAACGGCACCGTGCTCAAGCTGCTGGACTTTGGCGCGATCGTGAACATCCTGCCGGGCAAGGACGGTCTGCTGCACATCTCGGAAATCGCCAACGAGCGCGTGAACCAGGTTTCCGACTATGTGAAGGAAGGCCAGGCTGTGCGCGTGAAGCTGCTGAGCACCGACGAGAAGGGTCGCATGCGTCTGTCGATCAAGGCTGCCAAGGCTGAGGAAGGCGACGTGCCGGCTGCGGCACCGCAAGCACCGGGTGCTGGCGACGCTGCCTCGCAACAGCAGCAGCAACAACAGCAGTAA
- the rpsO gene encoding 30S ribosomal protein S15: protein MSVADIKKQDIVKDNGRSANDTGSPEVQVALLTARINELQPHFKAHMKDHHSRRGLLRMVSRRRRLLDYLKSKDADRYTALVAKLGLRK from the coding sequence ATGTCCGTCGCTGACATCAAGAAGCAAGACATCGTCAAAGATAACGGCCGCAGCGCCAACGACACGGGTAGCCCGGAAGTGCAAGTTGCACTGCTGACCGCCCGCATCAACGAACTGCAGCCGCACTTCAAGGCGCACATGAAGGATCACCACAGCCGTCGCGGTCTGCTCCGCATGGTGAGCCGTCGTCGCCGTCTGCTGGACTACCTCAAGAGCAAGGACGCTGACCGTTACACCGCGCTGGTGGCGAAGCTGGGTCTGCGTAAGTAA
- a CDS encoding branched-chain amino acid ABC transporter substrate-binding protein, whose protein sequence is MVFRWFVAALAAVGVCGAAAAQPEAAPIRLALIEGLSGPFANAGEAVDRNLRMAIEDVNARGGVKLPDGRHPLALVRFDSKNAVDESLLQLQAATDAGIHFVLQGNSSAAAAALSTSISRYNDRHPGARVLFLNYAAVDPALTNEACSFWHFRFDASADMRMHALTEVIRTDKAIKKVYLIGQDYTFGRQVAQLARQQLSEKRPDVTIVGEVLHPIGKVKDFAPYVARIAASGADTVITGNWGNDLTLLVKAARDAELKARFFTFYGNSLGAPGAMGEAGVGRVVAVAEWHPNLGGAKSDAFYKAFRARYPSPADDYPLLRDQMMVDMLAAAIERAGTTEATAVARALEGASLDNGFHRITLRAEDHQAIQPLIVTQMERAGTLGVPFDIEGSDYGFRTLKVIPASQTALPTICKMVRY, encoded by the coding sequence ATGGTGTTTCGTTGGTTTGTGGCCGCGCTGGCGGCTGTGGGGGTGTGTGGCGCGGCGGCTGCCCAGCCTGAAGCCGCACCGATCCGGTTGGCGCTGATTGAAGGGTTGTCGGGCCCATTTGCCAATGCTGGCGAGGCAGTGGATCGCAATCTGCGCATGGCCATTGAGGATGTGAATGCGCGCGGCGGTGTGAAGTTGCCCGATGGCCGCCATCCGCTCGCGCTCGTGCGATTCGATAGCAAGAACGCCGTCGACGAATCGTTGCTGCAATTGCAGGCTGCCACGGATGCGGGTATCCATTTCGTTCTGCAGGGCAACAGTTCGGCGGCCGCGGCAGCATTGTCGACGTCGATTTCGCGCTACAACGACCGTCATCCAGGCGCGCGGGTGCTGTTTCTGAACTACGCCGCCGTCGATCCGGCGCTGACCAACGAGGCATGCAGCTTCTGGCATTTCCGCTTCGATGCGTCGGCCGACATGCGCATGCACGCGCTGACGGAAGTGATCCGCACGGACAAGGCCATCAAAAAGGTCTACCTGATTGGGCAGGACTACACGTTCGGTCGCCAAGTGGCGCAATTGGCGCGTCAGCAGTTGAGCGAAAAGCGGCCGGACGTGACGATCGTTGGCGAGGTTCTGCACCCGATCGGCAAGGTGAAGGACTTTGCGCCGTATGTGGCGCGCATTGCCGCGTCGGGTGCGGATACGGTTATCACCGGCAACTGGGGTAACGATCTGACCTTACTGGTCAAGGCCGCCCGGGATGCCGAGCTCAAGGCGCGCTTCTTTACGTTCTACGGCAACTCGCTCGGCGCACCCGGCGCGATGGGCGAAGCAGGTGTCGGTCGTGTAGTGGCGGTGGCGGAGTGGCACCCGAACCTGGGTGGCGCCAAGTCCGATGCGTTCTACAAGGCCTTCCGCGCCCGTTACCCGTCGCCCGCCGACGATTACCCGCTGCTGCGCGACCAGATGATGGTCGACATGCTGGCCGCGGCCATAGAGCGGGCGGGTACCACGGAAGCTACCGCGGTGGCACGTGCGCTGGAAGGCGCATCACTCGACAACGGCTTCCATCGCATCACGCTGCGGGCGGAGGATCACCAGGCAATCCAACCGCTTATCGTCACGCAGATGGAGCGAGCGGGTACGCTTGGTGTGCCCTTCGATATTGAGGGCTCCGACTACGGTTTTCGTACGCTTAAAGTGATTCCTGCTTCGCAAACCGCTTTGCCTACGATCTGCAAAATGGTGCGCTATTGA